Proteins found in one Triticum urartu cultivar G1812 chromosome 4, Tu2.1, whole genome shotgun sequence genomic segment:
- the LOC125554251 gene encoding CEN-like protein 2, with protein MARVRNPLVVGKVIGEVIDNFNPTVNMTVTYNSDKQVSNGQEFLPSAVVSKPRIQVPGGDMRSFFTLVMTDPDVPGPSDPYLREHLHWIVTDIPGTTDASFGSEVVSYDSPMPNIGIHRFIFVLFKQKKRQAVNPRAPSTRDCFNTRRFADENDLGLPVAAVYFNAQRETAARRR; from the exons ATGGCTAGGGTCCGAAACCCTCTCGTCGTCGGAAAGGTCATCGGGGAGGTCATTGACAACTTCAACCCCACGGTGAATATGACGGTGACCTACAACTCCGACAAGCAGGTGTCCAATGGCCAGGAGTTCTTGCCGTCGGCGGTCGTGTCCAAGCCACGCATTCAGGTCCCGGGCGGCGACATGAGATCTTTCTTCACTCTG GTCATGACGGACCCGGATGTGCCAGGGCCTAGCGATCCATACCTGAGGGAGCATCTCCACTG GATCGTCACTGATATTCCTGGCACCACTGATGCTTCTTTTG GGAGCGAGGTGGTGAGCTACGACAGCCCAATGCCCAACATCGGCATTCACAGGTTCATCTTCGTGCTGTTCAAACAGAAGAAGCGGCAGGCTGTGAACCCTCGAGCTCCCTCCACCAGGGACTGCTTCAACACTCGCCGCTTCGCCGACGAGAACGACCTCGGCCTCCCGGTCGCCGCCGTCTACTTCAACGCGCAGCGGGAGACAGCCGCGCGCCGCCGCTGA